ACCGCATCATCCGGGTCTCGCTGCGGTGGGCGCTGAAGACCGGGTGCGTCAGGTACTCGCTGCTCCGCAGCAGGTCGGACGGGAGGCGCGTGGCCGCGTCCCGCACGGCGGTCTCCGTCGCCGGGACGGTCGCGTCGACCGCGCCGAACACGACGGCGAGGGCCGTCACGTCCTCGGGCGTCGTCGTCTCGTCGACGGACAGCTGGAAGGTGTCGGCGTCGACGAGGTGCAGCAGGCGGTCGGCATCACGGGCCGCGGCGACGAGTGCCTCGGCGCGTCCGGGCGCGCGGAGGGTGAGCGTGTCGAAGAACGCGTCGTGCACGACCTCGAGCCCGGCGTCACGGGCGGCCGCGGCGAGCGCCGACGTCGTCCGGGCGACGCGGTCCGCGATGAAGCGGAGCCCCTCGGGACCGTGGTACACGGCGTACATCGAGGCCATCACGGCGAGCAGGACCTGCGCGGTGCAGATGTTGCTCGTCGCCTTCTCGCGGCGGATGTGCTGCTCGCGGGTCTGCAGGCTGAGGCGGTAGGCCATCTGCCCGTCGGCGTCGAAGGACACCCCGACGAGGCGGCCGGGCAGCTGGCGCTCGAGGCCGGCACGGACGGCGAGGTACCCGGCGTGCGGGCCACCGAAGCCGAGCGGGACGCCGAAGCGCTGGCTCGTGCCCACGGCGACGTCGGCGCCGAGGTCGCCGGGGCTGGCGAGGAGCGTCATCGCGAGGAGGTCCGCCGCGACGACCGCGATGCCCCCACCGGCGTGCACGCACTCGATGACCGACGACGGGTCGACGATCCGACCGGAGGCACCGGGGTACTGCACGATGACGCCGAAGGCACCGTCGAGCTGCTCGTCGGTCGGTCCGGCCACGGCGTCGAACCCGCGCAGGGCGATGCCGACGGCCTCGGCCCGGTGGTCGAGCAGCGCACGGGTCTGCGGCAGCAGGTCGGCGTCGACGAGGAACGCGTCGCCCTTGACCTTGGACGCCCGGCGGGCGAGGAGCATGCCCTCGACCACGGCCGTGCCCTCGTCGAGCATCGAGGCGCCGGCGGTCGCCATGCCCGTCAGGTCCGAGACCATGGTCTGGAAGTTGATGAGCGCCTCGAGCCGGCCCTGCGAGATCTCCGGCTGGTACGGCGTGTAGGCCGTGTACCAGCTGGGGTTCTCGAGCACGTTCCGCTGGATCACCGCGGGGGTGTGGGTGCCGTGGTACCCGAGCCCGATCATGGCGCGACGGACGGTGTTGCGGGCGGCCTTGGCGCGGAGTTCGGCGAGCGCCTCGGTCTCGCCGATCGCTGCGGGGATGCCCGAGTGGACGGTCGGCTCCGCGTGGATCGCCTCGGGGATCGCGGCGCGGACGAGGGCGTCGAGGGACGGCTGGCCGACGGCGTCGAGCATCGTCCGCTGGTCGGCCGGGGTGGTGCCGATGTGGCGGTCGGCGAAGGACGTCTGGAGGTTCTGGAGGTCGCCGGTCATGCGATGGACGCCCGGTACGCGTCGTGGTCCATGAGGTCCTCGGGGAAGGAGGTGCCGTCCACCTTGATCTTGACGAGCCAGCCGTCGCCGAACGGGTCCTGGTTGACGGTGTCGGGGGCGTCGACGACCGCGTCGTTGATCGCCACGACCTCGCCCTCGATCGGGGCGAAGAGCTCGCCGACGCTCTTGGTCGACTCGATCTCGCCGATCTGCTCGCCCGCGGTGGTGGCGGTGCCGACGGCGGGGAGCTCGACGTGGACGACGTCACCGAGCTGTTCGGCGGCGTGGTCGGTGATGCCGACGGTGACGGTGTCGCCCTCGACGAGCAGCCACTCGTGGTCGGCCGTGTACTGGAGTGCGGTCTGGTCGGTCATTGCATCAGCCTTTCGAGGCGCGGCGGTAGAAGGGGAACGCGGTGACGGTGCTGGGGATGGCCGTTCCGCGGACGTCGATGTGGAGGAGCTGTCCCTCGGTGGCGAGCGCCGGGTCGACGAACGCCATCGCGACGGGGTGGCCGAGGGTCGGCGAGAGCGCACCGGAGGTGACGGTGCCGACGACGACGCCGTCCTGCACGACGTCGTACCCGGCACGCGGGGCCCGGCGGCCCTCGGCGACCAGGCCGACGAGCACGCGGGCGTCGTCCGACGGGGTGACGCCGGTGGCGCCGACGAAGTCGCCGTCTTTCGCCACGACCCGGCCGAGGCCGGCCTGGGCGGGACGGACGTCGGTGCCGAGCTCGTGCCCGTAGAGCGGCATGCCCGCCTCGAGCCGGAGGGTGTCGCGGGCGGCGAGGCCGGCGGGCACGACCCCGCGGTCGGCGCCGGCCTCGAGCAGGGCGTCCCAGAGCGCTCCGGCGACGGACGGGTCGCTGTAGACCTCGAAGCCGTCCTCGGCGGTGTAGCCGGTGCGGGCGACGAGGACCTCGGCGCCGTCGAACACCGCGTGCAGCGCCCGGTAGTACCCGAGCTCGTCGAGGGGGCTCTCCGGCTGGAGCCGGTCGGCGACGACGAGCGCGTCGAGCGTCCCGGCAGCGGCCGGGCCCTGGATCGCGACCAGTGCGGTGGTGTCCGAGTCGTCCGACACTTCGACGTCGAAGCCGTCGGCCCGTGCCGTCAGGGCGTCCACCGCGACCTGCCGGTTCGACGCGTTCGCGACGACGAGGAAGACGTCCTCGTCGGTGCGGTAGACGACGAGGTCGTCGAGGATGCCGCCGTCCTCGGTGAGGAGGAGTGAGTACTTCGCCCGGCCGACCGGCATCGCGCCGAACGACCCGGCGAGTGCGTGGTCGAGGAAGGCCACGGCCTGCGGACCGGTGACGCCGACCTCGGCCATGTGCGAGAGGTCGAAGACACCGGCGGCCTGACGCACGGCGTGGTGCTCGGCGAGGTCGGACGAGTACCGGACGGGCATCCGGTACCCGGCGAAGTCGGTGAAGGTGGCGCCGGCGGCTTCGTGGGCGGGCTCCAGCGGCGAAGAGCGCAGTGGGGACGTTGGCATGGGCGGAGTTCTCCTGGCATCGGCAGGACCCGACGACCGTCGTCGGGCGGAACTCCCCCTCTGTCATGGGCCTGAGAGTTTCACCGCGGCCCGTGAGGTCCGGCGGCTTTCACCGTGGGCGAGCCACGGACCGACCCGGTGGGGGCATCGTGGCTGCTTTTCAGAGTGGCCTGTCCGCTGCGGTGTGGGACCTGAGAGATTGTCGGGGGGATTGCTCCTTCGGTGCCGTGCTGGGTGCCCAGGGCACCGCACGACGTCTCCCGCGACGGATGAACGGCCGGTCTTCAGTTGTCGGGCCGATCATACCGACCCCGCGTTTCGGGCATGTGACGGACCCGGTGGTTCGACATCTCGTAGAATGCGGGGATGGCAGGTCAGCGATCACGCCCCCGCGGGCAGCTCGAGCAGGCGGTGCTCGACGCGCTCTGGTCGGCGGACGGCGGGCTCAGCGCGCGCCAGGTGCTCGACGCCTTCCCGGAACCCCGGCCCGCACTGACGACCGTGCTCACCGTGCTCGACCGCCTCGGTCGCAAGGGCCGGGTAGAGCGGCAGCAGCACGACGACGCTCCGCTCACCTTCCGTGCGACGAACAGCAGGGAAGAGCAGACCGCCTCCCTCATGTCGAACGCGCTCGCCGCCGCGACCGACCGCGAAGCCGCCCTGCTGCAGTTCACCGGGTCGCTCGCCTCCGACGACCTCGACGTCATCCGCCGCGCCCTCGACGCCCGAGCCCGTTCCTGACGGATCCGCCGTGGTCGTCACCGGAGTCGTCCTCATCGCGCTCGCCCTGGCGGTCGTGGTCCTCGCGCCCCGGGTCCTGACCCGCTCCGCGTGGACGATCGACCGGCCGCGAACCGCGCTGGTGTGCTGGTCGGTGGCGGTGCTGCTCGGCGTGGTCGGCTTCGTCGCGGGCATCACGTTGCTCGTCGTGGCCAACCGCCCGATCACCGACCCGATGGGCTTCGGCGGCTCCCCCACGCACGGGCTCAACGTCGGCGTCGCCCTGCTCGCCGTGCTCGCGTTCGTGATCGCGGTCCGGGTCCGCCCCGGCCCCGAGCACGAGGCCGTGCGCGAGGCGATGCGCTCCGGTGCGGCACCGCACCGCGAGATCGACGGCACGCCGGTGTCCGTCCTCGAGGCGGACCACGCGCTCGCCTGCGCCGTCCCCGGCAGGTCCGGCGGCGTGCTCGTGAGCACCGGGCTCGCGGACCGTCTGCGCACCGACGAACTGGAGGCCGTGGTCGCCCACGAACGCGCGCACCTGACCCAGCGCCACGCGGTCGCGGTCGGGATCGCCGAGTCGATCGAGCGTGCGGTCCCGTGGATCCCCGGTGCGCGCGCCATGGCGCGCTCGACGCGCGTCCTCGTGGAGTTCGCCGCCGACGACGCGGCCGCCCGACGTGTCGGACGCGACGCGCTGCGGCGAGCCGTCCTGGTGGCGGACGGGACGAGCGCGCTCGGGGCGATCCGCGCCTCCCGTCTGGGGTCCTGACGTGTGTCGGCGGTGGGGCATATGGTGATGGCACCGTGAAGCCACTGACCGAAGCAGACATCCGTTCGTCGTTCGTCAACGCCACCCCGGACGAACTCGCCCAGCTGCCCATCCCCGGCCTGCACGAGACGCTGTGGGACGAGCGCGAGTTCCTCGGGTGGCGCGACCCGCAGGCCGCCCGCCGCGGCTACATCGTGTCGTGGATCGACGACCGCCCGGTCGGGATCGTCGTGCGCTCCGCCGGTGGGTCCCTCCGCCCCGGGATCGCGGCGATGTGCTCGTTCTGCCACTCCCCGCAGCCGGCGACGCAGGTCCGCCTGTTCTCGGCCGCGCGTGCCGGAGAATCGGGGCGGAACGGCAACACCATCGGCTCCTACATCTGCGAGGACCTCGGGTGCCCGATGCTGATCCGCACCGCGCCGCCGCACCTCAACCCGCCGGCGACGATCGCGATGCGCGGCGAAGCACTCCTGCAGCGGGTGCGGAACTTCACCGAGGACGTGGCGAAGACCGCGTGAGCCGGTTCAGCACCGCCCGGTGGGCCGTCGTCGAGGAACTCGGGGACGGCCGGTGGCGCCTGACCCTTCACGACGAGGCGGACGACGAGCTCGGCGCGTTCGGGCTCGGCGTCGAGGGGCCGTGGGACCCGGACGTCGAACCGCACGTGGGCTTCGTGCTCGCGCAGCTCGGCCTGACGCTGCGCGGCACCCGACCCTGGCGGGTGGACGAGCTCGGGGACCAGCGGGCACCGGTGCTGCCGCTGGCGTGAGGGGCCCGGCGCTGCGGACTCACTCCGTCGCGGCGATGAAGTTCCGCAGGATCTCGCGGTCGTCGTCGGCGCGGGCGGCCCAGACCAGCTCGCTCCGGTGGTCGTCCGCCTCGAGCGGCAGCAGCACGACGGTGTCCGGAGCGGCGAGCGTGGCGCTCTCCGGCGCCACCGTCACCCCGAGGCCCGCGCCGACCAGGTGCAGCACCGTGGCCCAGGTGGTGGCCTCCTGCACGACCACGGGTCGCCGGGGACCGGACACCACCGGGGCGAGGTTGCGTTCGGTCGCGACCGATCCGGCCTCCGCCGGGAAGAACACGAACGGGTCGTCGAGCAGCTCCGGTCCCCGGATCGATGCCCGCGCCGCGAGCCGGTGCCCACGCGGGACCGCTGCCACGAACCGCTCGCTGCGGAACGGCAGGAAGCGCACGGCCGGGTCGGGATCGGGATCTCGTACGATCGCCAGGTCGAGCTCCCCGCGGACGATCCGCGCCAGCAGGGTCGACGAGTAGCCCTCGGTGAGTTCCACGCGGACGAGCGGGTAATGCTCCCGGAACACCTGCACGCGTTCGATCGGACCGAGCGGCAGCGCGGAGACGACGAACCCGACGTCGAGCCGACCCGCTTCGCCCCGGCCCACCCGCACGGTCTCGTCGAGGTCCCGGCGAGCCTGCTGCAGGAGCGATCGTGCCCGTCCCTGCAACACCCGTCCGGCCGGGGTGAGCGCGACGCTGCGACTCGTCCGCGCGAAGAGGTCGACGCCGAGCGCCCGTTCCGTCCGCCGGATCTGCTGCGACAGTGCCGGCTGCGCGATCCGGAGCGCCTCGGCAGCACGTCCGAAGTGCAGTTCGTCGGCCACGGCGAGGAACGCCCGGAGCTGCCGGAGGTCAACATCGAGCTCGCGATCCATGCACACAGCGTATCGATCCGCGCGAACGAGTATTGGACGGGACTCGGCACGGAGTCCGAGGATGGGTGCATGCCCGATGCGACCACCACCGACGCCGTCCTCATCACCGACATCGCCTCCGCTGCCGACGCCGAGGCGTTCCGCGTCCTCAACGAGGCCTGGATCAGCCGGTTCTTCACGGTCGAGGACGAGGACCGGAAGCTCCTCGGCGACCCACTCGGCCAGATCGTCGAGCCCGGCGGCGCCGCCTTCGTCGCACGGCTCGGATCGGACGGGCCGGTCATCGGCTGCGTCGGCATCGCGCCCGTCGGGCCCGGGGTGTTCGAGCTGGTCAAGATGGCCGTCTCGCCCGAGCACCAGGGGCACGGCACCGGCCGGAAGCTCATCGCCGCGGCGCTCGAACGTGCCCGGGCGATCGGTGCGCACCGCGTGGTGCTGGAGAGCAACGCGCAGCTGGCCAGCGCCGTGCACCTGTACGAGGCGTTCGGGTTCCGGCACCTCGGCCACGACGAGGTCGCGCCGAGCCCCTACGCCCGCGCGGACGTCCACATGACACTCGACCTCTGAGCGGAGCCGCCAGGGAGCGGTACCGACCCGGTACGCTCGCGGCATGGCGACACACGAGGTGCAGGCCGTCCGCGAACGCGGCGCGTGGCAGGTGTTCATCGACGGGTTCCTGGTGACCGAGGTCACCCGGTGGCCCTCCGTCGGGTTCGTCGCCCGCGAGTGGATCGGGCTCACCGAAGAGGTGCCCGCGCGCAAGGTCGACCTGACGATCCGCGTCGTCGGACGCAACCAGTACGTGGCCTGACGGTCCCCGTCAGCGAGCAGCTGCGACGAGCTGGCGCCCTCGCCGGGGAGACGCCACCATGGACCGCGTGAGCACCACGACCTTCGACGACCTGATCGCGATCGGCGAAGCCGCCGACGTCACCGGCTGGGACTTCTCGTGGCTCGACGGCCGCGCCACCGAGGAGCGCCCGCCGTGGGGCTACGCGAACCTGCTCGGCGAGCGACTCGGCCGCCTCGCCGAGGTCCCCGGTTCCGCCAGCCTCGACGTGCAGACCGGCGGTGGTGAGGTCCTCGCCGAGGCCACGGCGTTCCCGGCCACGGCGGTCGCCACGGAGTCCTGGGCGCCGAACGTCGCCGCCGCCACTCGGCTCCTGCATCCGCGCGGAGTGGTCGTCGTCGCTGACCCGGACGAACCACCGCTGCCCTTCGCCGACGGCGCCTTCGACCTCGTGACGAGCCGGCACCCCGCCGCGATCCACTGGGACGAGATCGCCCGAGTACTCGCCCCCGGAGGCACCTACTTCGCCCAGCACGTCGGCCCGGCGAGCGTGTTCGAGCTCATCGAGTTCTTCCTCGGCCCGAAGCCGATCGAGCGTCGGGGGCGACACCACGACGACGAGGCCGACGCCGCGCGAGCCGCCGGCCTCGAGGTCGTGGACCTCCGGACCGCTCGCACCCGCATCGAGATCCACGACGTCGCGGCGGTGGTCTACCTGCTGCGGAAGGTGATCTGGTGGGTGCCGGACTTCAGCGTCGAGCGATACCGCGACCGTCTGCGCGACCTGCACGAGCTGATCCAGCGGGACGGACCGTTCGTGGCGTCCTCAGCCCGGCACCTCATCGAGGCACGCCGACCCGAGTAGCCGACCCGTGCCTCCAGGCCGACGGCAACAGCCGACAGCCGACAAGCCGATAGCCGACAGCCGACAGCCACCGGCTGACGGCCCACACCAGCCCGCCGCTCACGCGACGTGCCAGACCAGCCCCTCTTGCGCACTCGACGGGTAGGCCGCCGCGATCCGCAGCACCGCCTCGCGCAGCGTGTCCGGCGAGCACGCCAGGTTGAGCCGCGCGAACCCGCGGCCCTGCGACCCGAACCCGAGGCCGGAGTTCAACGCGACGTAGGCGTGCTCCCGGAGCGGCACGGCGGGGTCGTCCCCGAGCCCGATGCCGCGGAAGTCGAGCCACGCCAGGTAGCCGGCGCGGGGCCGGGTGTACACGACGCCGGGCAGGTGCTCCGCGAGGAGGGAGCCGAGCAGCCGTTCGTTCGCGACGATCCGGGCGACCACGTCGTCGAGCCAGTCCGTCGCCAGGCTGAACGCCGCGAGGTTCGCGTGCAACCCGAGGATG
The sequence above is a segment of the Curtobacterium sp. BH-2-1-1 genome. Coding sequences within it:
- the gcvP gene encoding aminomethyl-transferring glycine dehydrogenase, coding for MTGDLQNLQTSFADRHIGTTPADQRTMLDAVGQPSLDALVRAAIPEAIHAEPTVHSGIPAAIGETEALAELRAKAARNTVRRAMIGLGYHGTHTPAVIQRNVLENPSWYTAYTPYQPEISQGRLEALINFQTMVSDLTGMATAGASMLDEGTAVVEGMLLARRASKVKGDAFLVDADLLPQTRALLDHRAEAVGIALRGFDAVAGPTDEQLDGAFGVIVQYPGASGRIVDPSSVIECVHAGGGIAVVAADLLAMTLLASPGDLGADVAVGTSQRFGVPLGFGGPHAGYLAVRAGLERQLPGRLVGVSFDADGQMAYRLSLQTREQHIRREKATSNICTAQVLLAVMASMYAVYHGPEGLRFIADRVARTTSALAAAARDAGLEVVHDAFFDTLTLRAPGRAEALVAAARDADRLLHLVDADTFQLSVDETTTPEDVTALAVVFGAVDATVPATETAVRDAATRLPSDLLRSSEYLTHPVFSAHRSETRMMRYLKHLADKDYALDRGMIPLGSCTMKLNAATEMAAVTWPEFANIHPFAPRDDVEGYLDMIGDLESWLAEVTGYDTVSLQPNAGSQGELAGLLAIRGYHRSRGDESRTVCLIPSSAHGTNAASAVLVGMQVVVVACDENGNVDLDDLRAKTEQHGDQLAALMITYPSTHGVYEHDIREICAAVHDAGGQVYVDGANLNALLGHARFGDFGGDVSHLNLHKTFCIPHGGGGPGVGPVAAKSHLAPFLPGHPFAQDADRRTGSVRAEGSDRDAHAGGPVSAAPYGSPSILPITWTYVRMMGLEGLTRATEAAVLGANYIAARLRDAFPVLYTGESGLVAHECILDLRPLRDTTGITVDDVAKRLVDYGFHAPTMSFPVAGTLMVEPTESEDLAELDRFVDAMLAIRAEASAVERGEWPADDNPLVHAPHTASSVISGEWAHAYTREQAVYPLPGISARKYWPPVRRIDQAYGDRNLVCACPPVEAFA
- the gcvH gene encoding glycine cleavage system protein GcvH, with amino-acid sequence MTDQTALQYTADHEWLLVEGDTVTVGITDHAAEQLGDVVHVELPAVGTATTAGEQIGEIESTKSVGELFAPIEGEVVAINDAVVDAPDTVNQDPFGDGWLVKIKVDGTSFPEDLMDHDAYRASIA
- the gcvT gene encoding glycine cleavage system aminomethyltransferase GcvT yields the protein MPTSPLRSSPLEPAHEAAGATFTDFAGYRMPVRYSSDLAEHHAVRQAAGVFDLSHMAEVGVTGPQAVAFLDHALAGSFGAMPVGRAKYSLLLTEDGGILDDLVVYRTDEDVFLVVANASNRQVAVDALTARADGFDVEVSDDSDTTALVAIQGPAAAGTLDALVVADRLQPESPLDELGYYRALHAVFDGAEVLVARTGYTAEDGFEVYSDPSVAGALWDALLEAGADRGVVPAGLAARDTLRLEAGMPLYGHELGTDVRPAQAGLGRVVAKDGDFVGATGVTPSDDARVLVGLVAEGRRAPRAGYDVVQDGVVVGTVTSGALSPTLGHPVAMAFVDPALATEGQLLHIDVRGTAIPSTVTAFPFYRRASKG
- a CDS encoding BlaI/MecI/CopY family transcriptional regulator, with amino-acid sequence MAGQRSRPRGQLEQAVLDALWSADGGLSARQVLDAFPEPRPALTTVLTVLDRLGRKGRVERQQHDDAPLTFRATNSREEQTASLMSNALAAATDREAALLQFTGSLASDDLDVIRRALDARARS
- a CDS encoding M56 family metallopeptidase, with product MVVTGVVLIALALAVVVLAPRVLTRSAWTIDRPRTALVCWSVAVLLGVVGFVAGITLLVVANRPITDPMGFGGSPTHGLNVGVALLAVLAFVIAVRVRPGPEHEAVREAMRSGAAPHREIDGTPVSVLEADHALACAVPGRSGGVLVSTGLADRLRTDELEAVVAHERAHLTQRHAVAVGIAESIERAVPWIPGARAMARSTRVLVEFAADDAAARRVGRDALRRAVLVADGTSALGAIRASRLGS
- a CDS encoding FBP domain-containing protein, whose translation is MKPLTEADIRSSFVNATPDELAQLPIPGLHETLWDEREFLGWRDPQAARRGYIVSWIDDRPVGIVVRSAGGSLRPGIAAMCSFCHSPQPATQVRLFSAARAGESGRNGNTIGSYICEDLGCPMLIRTAPPHLNPPATIAMRGEALLQRVRNFTEDVAKTA
- a CDS encoding LysR substrate-binding domain-containing protein; this translates as MDRELDVDLRQLRAFLAVADELHFGRAAEALRIAQPALSQQIRRTERALGVDLFARTSRSVALTPAGRVLQGRARSLLQQARRDLDETVRVGRGEAGRLDVGFVVSALPLGPIERVQVFREHYPLVRVELTEGYSSTLLARIVRGELDLAIVRDPDPDPAVRFLPFRSERFVAAVPRGHRLAARASIRGPELLDDPFVFFPAEAGSVATERNLAPVVSGPRRPVVVQEATTWATVLHLVGAGLGVTVAPESATLAAPDTVVLLPLEADDHRSELVWAARADDDREILRNFIAATE
- a CDS encoding GNAT family N-acetyltransferase, with product MPDATTTDAVLITDIASAADAEAFRVLNEAWISRFFTVEDEDRKLLGDPLGQIVEPGGAAFVARLGSDGPVIGCVGIAPVGPGVFELVKMAVSPEHQGHGTGRKLIAAALERARAIGAHRVVLESNAQLASAVHLYEAFGFRHLGHDEVAPSPYARADVHMTLDL
- a CDS encoding class I SAM-dependent methyltransferase, with protein sequence MDRVSTTTFDDLIAIGEAADVTGWDFSWLDGRATEERPPWGYANLLGERLGRLAEVPGSASLDVQTGGGEVLAEATAFPATAVATESWAPNVAAATRLLHPRGVVVVADPDEPPLPFADGAFDLVTSRHPAAIHWDEIARVLAPGGTYFAQHVGPASVFELIEFFLGPKPIERRGRHHDDEADAARAAGLEVVDLRTARTRIEIHDVAAVVYLLRKVIWWVPDFSVERYRDRLRDLHELIQRDGPFVASSARHLIEARRPE